A genome region from Clostridium sp. JN-9 includes the following:
- a CDS encoding ABC transporter permease: MAKEENKKNKVSESFKNGLKSIAFPILAIVIAVFVSVFFVLWAKGYSITDYFTAFGELFKTIWNGSFGDGRKTLETMVYVTPLIFTGVANAIAFRCGLFNIGVEGQFIAGMMAASVIGLIPGLNPVIHAILIIAGGIVAGAVWAGIPGYLKAKQGTSEVINTIMMNYIAMFVGNWIILRSPIAVKGKATTPLIQKSAELLRFTSTSRANISLIIAILCAIFIYWLLWKTTVGYEIRAVGISPSAAEYSGISVTKNLILAMVLSGAIAGIGGATHIAGVMHQANDMMAFPNFGFDGMAVALLAKSNPIACIPSALLFGALNSSSKMLQLNGIPKEIVYLIQSIIIIFVASDYIVKYFSEKKRKKKVLVNE, encoded by the coding sequence ATGGCTAAGGAAGAAAATAAAAAAAATAAGGTTTCTGAGTCATTTAAGAATGGGTTAAAGAGCATTGCTTTTCCAATATTAGCAATAGTAATTGCAGTTTTCGTGTCTGTATTTTTTGTCTTATGGGCAAAAGGATATTCAATAACAGATTATTTTACTGCTTTTGGTGAACTTTTTAAAACCATATGGAACGGAAGCTTTGGTGATGGAAGAAAAACATTGGAAACAATGGTGTATGTAACTCCTCTTATATTTACAGGTGTTGCAAATGCTATAGCCTTCAGATGCGGATTGTTTAATATTGGAGTTGAGGGACAGTTTATTGCAGGTATGATGGCAGCTTCGGTAATTGGATTAATTCCAGGACTTAATCCTGTAATTCATGCAATATTAATTATTGCAGGCGGTATCGTTGCAGGAGCAGTTTGGGCAGGCATACCAGGCTATCTAAAGGCAAAACAGGGAACTAGTGAAGTTATAAATACAATCATGATGAATTATATTGCTATGTTTGTGGGAAACTGGATAATACTTAGGTCACCCATTGCTGTAAAGGGAAAGGCTACCACACCATTAATACAAAAAAGTGCCGAGTTATTAAGATTTACCAGTACAAGCAGGGCAAATATAAGTTTGATTATTGCTATTTTATGTGCCATATTTATATACTGGCTGCTGTGGAAAACTACAGTAGGTTATGAAATAAGAGCAGTTGGAATAAGCCCATCTGCTGCAGAATACAGCGGAATAAGTGTTACTAAAAATTTAATACTTGCAATGGTTCTGTCTGGAGCAATTGCTGGTATTGGAGGAGCAACACATATAGCTGGAGTAATGCATCAGGCTAATGATATGATGGCTTTTCCTAACTTTGGTTTTGATGGAATGGCTGTTGCCTTGCTTGCAAAGAGTAATCCTATTGCCTGCATACCATCTGCATTGTTATTTGGAGCCTTAAACAGCAGTTCAAAAATGTTACAGCTTAATGGAATACCAAAAGAAATAGTATATTTAATTCAATCCATAATAATTATATTCGTAGCTTCTGATTATATAGTTAAATACTTCTCAGAAAAAAAGAGAAAGAAGAAGGTGTTAGTAAATGAGTAG
- a CDS encoding ABC transporter permease yields the protein MSSLLILTLIAGTLRTATPLIFAGLGGVFSERSGVVNIGLDGMMTMGAFFAVLGTYISGSPLVGVLCAMLAGGAIALIHAFLSITLKSDQIISGTAINLFSTALASFLIIKVFKKGGQTDIVKALPYNMPNWIKSIPFIGYILSNINWFVILAIVLVFVTNFVLFKTPIGLRIRAVGEHPSAADTLGINVYKVRYSCVVLSGVLAGLGGASLIGITPVYREGMVAGRGFIALAAMIFGNWKPVGTMWACLLFAFGGSFEIAAQGFGWSLPTEFYACIPYVLTMLALAGFVGKTTPPAADGQPYEKGSR from the coding sequence ATGAGTAGTTTATTAATTTTGACATTGATTGCAGGAACCTTAAGAACTGCTACACCTTTGATTTTTGCTGGACTGGGAGGAGTTTTTTCAGAAAGATCAGGAGTAGTTAATATAGGACTTGATGGTATGATGACAATGGGCGCTTTCTTTGCAGTGCTGGGAACATATATATCAGGCAGCCCATTAGTTGGTGTATTATGTGCCATGCTTGCTGGAGGAGCAATTGCACTTATACATGCATTTTTAAGCATAACCTTAAAATCTGACCAGATAATTTCAGGTACTGCAATTAACTTATTTTCTACAGCACTTGCAAGTTTTTTGATTATTAAAGTTTTCAAAAAAGGCGGACAGACTGATATTGTAAAGGCATTACCATATAATATGCCTAATTGGATAAAATCTATCCCTTTTATTGGATATATATTATCAAATATAAATTGGTTTGTAATATTAGCTATTGTATTGGTTTTTGTGACAAATTTCGTGCTTTTCAAAACTCCTATAGGTTTGAGAATAAGAGCTGTGGGAGAGCATCCAAGCGCTGCTGATACATTGGGAATAAATGTTTATAAAGTTAGATATTCATGTGTAGTTTTATCCGGCGTTTTAGCAGGACTGGGCGGGGCTTCATTAATAGGCATAACACCAGTATACAGAGAAGGCATGGTTGCAGGAAGAGGGTTTATTGCCTTAGCTGCCATGATATTTGGAAACTGGAAGCCTGTTGGAACCATGTGGGCTTGTTTGTTATTTGCATTTGGCGGCTCCTTTGAAATTGCTGCACAAGGATTTGGGTGGTCTTTGCCTACAGAGTTCTATGCATGCATACCATATGTTTTAACAATGCTTGCACTGGCAGGATTCGTTGGAAAGACAACTCCACCAGCTGCAGATGGTCAGCCATACGAAAAAGGTTCAAGATAA
- the rpoN gene encoding RNA polymerase factor sigma-54, with translation MDFSLNLTQEQKLVMTQQMQLSVKLLQMSTYELQQYIDKELQENPVLDVKDPDRLKDDNTIDHKELIKYLEFDDYSHQSYSKEEDEEVSPFTFISEKKSLKSYLKEQILELNEKDYLKNICLYIIENIDGRGYLDGNIEEISKSLKIPNSTAVKALSVVQSLEPDGIGARDIKECLKIQLRKKHIDDENLFKIIDNYLEYIGENRYNSIAKELNIDVKDAQRYGDIIKSLEPKPSRGFYTGEEVKYIIPDAYIKKIDNDYFIIMNEDISPKLSVNRMYKEIINNNNDKQAVDYVKEKMNNAIFLIKSIEHRKSTIYRVLEKILEIQREYFDNGEAYLKPMTLKEISDSLNMHESTISRAIREKYIYTSRGTIKIKDLFTTGITSTSMNGEDISTNLIKKKIKELIDNEDKTKPLSDQRICDIINKQDMNISRRTVAKYREEIGIKSSKGRKRF, from the coding sequence ATGGATTTTAGCCTAAATTTAACTCAGGAACAGAAGCTTGTTATGACTCAGCAAATGCAGCTTTCTGTTAAATTGCTGCAGATGTCAACTTATGAATTACAGCAGTATATTGATAAAGAACTGCAGGAAAATCCAGTACTGGATGTAAAGGACCCAGATAGGCTTAAGGATGATAATACTATTGATCACAAGGAATTAATAAAGTATCTTGAATTTGATGACTACAGTCATCAAAGCTATAGTAAAGAAGAAGATGAGGAAGTTTCACCATTTACATTTATTTCAGAAAAGAAATCTCTTAAGTCATATTTAAAAGAGCAGATTTTAGAGCTAAATGAAAAGGATTACCTCAAAAATATATGTCTTTATATAATAGAAAACATTGATGGCAGAGGATATTTAGATGGAAATATTGAAGAAATATCCAAAAGTCTTAAAATACCTAACAGTACGGCAGTGAAAGCATTATCTGTTGTACAGTCACTGGAGCCCGATGGAATAGGTGCAAGGGACATAAAAGAATGCTTAAAAATACAGCTTAGGAAGAAACACATAGATGATGAAAATTTATTTAAAATAATAGATAACTATCTGGAGTATATTGGTGAAAACAGATACAACAGTATTGCCAAGGAATTAAATATTGATGTAAAAGATGCTCAAAGGTATGGGGATATAATAAAATCATTAGAGCCTAAGCCTTCCAGGGGATTTTACACTGGTGAAGAAGTAAAATACATAATTCCTGATGCATATATTAAAAAAATTGATAATGATTACTTTATTATTATGAATGAAGATATATCTCCAAAGCTTTCAGTAAACCGTATGTATAAAGAAATCATAAATAATAATAATGATAAACAGGCTGTGGACTATGTTAAGGAAAAAATGAACAATGCCATTTTTTTAATTAAAAGCATAGAGCATAGGAAAAGTACTATATACAGAGTTCTTGAAAAAATACTAGAAATTCAAAGAGAATATTTTGACAATGGAGAAGCATATTTAAAACCAATGACCTTAAAGGAGATTTCAGACAGCTTAAATATGCATGAATCCACAATCAGCAGGGCAATAAGGGAAAAATATATATACACATCAAGAGGAACTATTAAGATTAAGGATTTATTTACAACAGGTATCACTTCAACTTCAATGAATGGAGAAGACATATCCACAAATCTAATCAAGAAAAAAATTAAAGAATTAATTGATAATGAAGATAAAACCAAGCCTCTTTCTGATCAGCGGATTTGTGACATAATAAATAAGCAGGATATGAATATTTCAAGAAGAACCGTGGCAAAATATAGAGAGGAAATAGGCATAAAGAGTTCTAAGGGAAGAAAAAGATTTTAA
- a CDS encoding sugar-binding transcriptional regulator, producing MEEILKLQQKIVPEAVDLLEKRYNILRTIFYKQPIGRRILANDLGIGERVVRTEINFLKNQNLIEINTPGMTITPEGEEVIDKLKNYIHELRGLSDIEKIIKERLKLKNVIVVPGNLDEDPTVIKELGRVAANYLKGTIVDNSIIALTGGSTVKEVVDNMPKIQGITNVTVVPARGGMGRNVLTQANTIVSILADKINANYRLLHVPDNLSNKALNTIINEKDVKDVLEIIHKADILVFGIGRADEMGRRRGMSAEELSRLEDLGAVGEAFGYYFNRNGEIVYSTPTIGIKNEQIKKLKTLIAIAGGENKAESILATELNNDNSVLITDEGAARKILQYIKNA from the coding sequence TTGGAGGAAATTTTAAAGTTACAGCAGAAGATAGTTCCTGAAGCTGTGGATTTATTAGAGAAAAGATACAACATTTTAAGGACCATATTTTATAAACAGCCTATAGGCAGGAGAATTTTAGCCAATGATTTAGGTATAGGCGAAAGAGTAGTAAGAACAGAGATCAACTTTTTAAAAAATCAAAATCTAATTGAAATCAATACTCCAGGAATGACAATTACACCTGAAGGCGAAGAAGTAATAGATAAACTTAAAAATTATATACACGAATTAAGAGGATTATCAGATATAGAAAAAATCATAAAAGAAAGATTAAAACTTAAAAATGTAATTGTTGTACCAGGGAATCTGGATGAGGATCCAACTGTAATTAAAGAGCTTGGAAGAGTGGCAGCAAATTATTTAAAAGGTACAATAGTTGACAATAGTATTATTGCATTAACAGGAGGCTCTACCGTTAAAGAGGTAGTAGATAATATGCCTAAGATACAGGGAATCACAAATGTTACTGTAGTTCCTGCCAGAGGAGGTATGGGAAGAAATGTGCTGACTCAGGCAAATACCATAGTATCAATATTAGCAGATAAAATTAATGCAAATTACAGACTGCTTCATGTTCCAGACAATTTAAGCAATAAAGCTCTTAATACCATAATAAATGAAAAAGACGTAAAAGATGTGCTTGAAATAATTCATAAGGCAGACATTTTAGTCTTTGGAATTGGCAGAGCAGATGAAATGGGAAGAAGAAGAGGAATGTCAGCTGAGGAATTAAGCAGACTTGAAGATTTAGGTGCTGTTGGAGAAGCCTTTGGTTACTATTTCAACAGAAATGGAGAAATTGTTTATTCTACACCAACCATTGGAATAAAAAATGAGCAGATAAAAAAGCTTAAGACATTGATTGCAATTGCTGGTGGGGAAAATAAAGCAGAATCTATATTAGCTACTGAGCTTAACAATGATAACAGTGTACTGATAACAGATGAAGGTGCTGCAAGGAAAATATTGCAGTATATTAAAAACGCTTAA
- the gap gene encoding type I glyceraldehyde-3-phosphate dehydrogenase, with the protein MVKVGINGFGRIGRNVFKALVDNYTNELEVVGINDLTDAKTLAHLLKYDSLYGKFNGTVEAKENSIVVNGNEIKIFAERDPKNIDWASVGAEIVIESTGLFTDATKAKAHLGKTVKKVLISAPAKNEDVTIVMGVNEEVYDSAKHNIISNASCTTNCLAPFAKVLDREFGIVKGLMTTVHSYTGDQRLLDAPHRDLRRARAACESMIPTTTGAAKAVALVLPQLKGKLNGFSLRVPTPTVSCTDLTCELSRNVTVDEINAAFKKASETDMKGILGYSDEPLVSVDYRGDERSSIVDGMSTMVIEGNMAKVVSWYDNEYGYSHRLADLTKFVADRL; encoded by the coding sequence ATGGTTAAAGTAGGAATAAACGGCTTTGGAAGAATAGGAAGAAATGTTTTCAAGGCTCTGGTAGACAATTATACTAATGAATTGGAAGTTGTAGGTATTAATGACTTAACAGATGCAAAGACATTAGCACATTTATTAAAGTATGATTCATTATATGGTAAATTTAATGGAACAGTAGAAGCTAAAGAAAACTCAATAGTTGTAAATGGCAATGAAATCAAAATATTTGCAGAAAGAGATCCTAAGAATATTGACTGGGCATCAGTTGGAGCTGAAATAGTTATTGAATCAACAGGATTATTTACAGATGCAACAAAAGCTAAAGCACATTTAGGAAAAACAGTTAAGAAAGTTCTTATATCTGCACCAGCAAAAAATGAAGATGTTACAATAGTTATGGGAGTTAATGAAGAAGTTTATGATAGTGCAAAACACAATATTATTTCAAATGCTTCATGCACAACAAACTGTTTAGCACCATTTGCTAAAGTATTAGACAGAGAATTTGGAATAGTTAAAGGATTAATGACAACAGTTCATTCATATACAGGAGATCAGAGATTACTTGATGCTCCACACAGAGATTTAAGAAGAGCAAGAGCAGCATGTGAATCAATGATACCAACAACAACTGGAGCTGCTAAAGCAGTTGCATTAGTATTACCACAATTAAAAGGAAAATTAAATGGTTTCTCATTAAGAGTACCAACTCCTACAGTTTCATGCACAGATTTAACTTGTGAATTATCAAGAAATGTTACAGTTGATGAAATCAATGCAGCATTCAAAAAAGCATCAGAAACTGATATGAAGGGTATTTTAGGATACAGTGATGAACCATTAGTATCAGTTGATTACAGAGGAGACGAAAGATCATCAATAGTTGATGGAATGTCAACTATGGTTATTGAAGGAAACATGGCTAAAGTTGTTTCATGGTACGATAACGAATATGGTTATTCTCACAGATTAGCTGATTTAACAAAATTTGTTGCAGATAGATTATAA
- a CDS encoding phosphoglycerate kinase, which translates to MNFNKKTIEDVDVKGKRVLARCDFNVPLKDGVITDESRLKGALPTIKYLMSNGAKVILCSHLGKAKGPDPKLTLAPVAKRLSEMLGKEVVFAADDTVVGENAKAAVAKMKPGDVVLLENTRYRKEEGKNEDNFSKELASLADLYVNDAFGTAHRAHCSTVGVTKFISTAVCGFLIQKELKFLGDAVEKPVRPFVAILGGAKVSDKINVINNLLEKVDTLIIGGGMAYTFLKAQGYTIGKSLVEEEKVSYAKEMIKKAESKGVKLLLPVDNIVGAEFSADTTPVTTKDQNIPDGCMGLDIGPKTSKIYADAVKDAKTVVWNGPMGVFEFANFAKGTVAVAKAMAESNATTIIGGGDSAAAVNQLGFGDKMTHISTGGGASLEFLEGKELPGIAALNDK; encoded by the coding sequence ATGAATTTTAACAAGAAGACAATAGAAGATGTAGATGTAAAAGGAAAGAGAGTATTAGCAAGATGTGATTTTAATGTACCATTAAAGGATGGGGTAATAACAGATGAGAGCAGATTAAAAGGAGCCCTTCCAACAATAAAATACCTTATGAGTAATGGTGCTAAGGTGATACTTTGCTCACATCTTGGAAAAGCAAAGGGACCAGATCCAAAATTGACATTAGCTCCTGTAGCTAAAAGATTATCAGAAATGCTTGGAAAAGAAGTAGTATTTGCTGCAGATGATACAGTTGTTGGAGAAAACGCAAAAGCAGCAGTAGCTAAAATGAAGCCTGGCGATGTGGTATTACTTGAAAACACAAGATATAGAAAAGAAGAAGGCAAAAATGAAGACAATTTTTCAAAAGAGCTGGCATCACTTGCTGATTTATATGTAAATGATGCTTTTGGAACAGCACACAGGGCTCACTGTTCAACAGTTGGAGTTACAAAATTTATAAGTACTGCAGTGTGCGGATTTTTAATCCAGAAAGAATTAAAATTCCTTGGAGATGCTGTTGAAAAGCCAGTAAGACCATTTGTGGCTATATTGGGCGGAGCAAAGGTTTCAGATAAGATAAATGTAATAAATAATTTATTAGAAAAAGTAGATACATTAATTATAGGCGGAGGAATGGCCTATACATTTCTGAAAGCACAGGGATATACTATTGGAAAGTCATTAGTTGAAGAAGAAAAAGTAAGTTATGCTAAAGAAATGATTAAAAAAGCAGAATCAAAGGGCGTAAAATTATTATTGCCTGTGGATAATATAGTGGGAGCTGAATTCTCAGCTGACACAACACCAGTTACAACTAAAGATCAGAATATACCAGATGGCTGTATGGGATTAGACATCGGACCAAAAACTTCCAAGATATATGCAGATGCTGTAAAGGATGCTAAGACAGTAGTATGGAACGGACCAATGGGAGTATTCGAATTTGCTAACTTTGCAAAGGGAACTGTTGCAGTAGCAAAGGCTATGGCTGAATCAAATGCAACTACAATTATTGGCGGCGGAGACAGTGCAGCTGCAGTAAATCAGTTAGGGTTTGGAGACAAAATGACTCATATTTCTACTGGCGGTGGTGCTTCACTGGAATTCCTTGAAGGAAAAGAATTACCTGGAATAGCAGCTTTAAATGATAAATAA
- the tpiA gene encoding triose-phosphate isomerase — MRKAIIAGNWKMNKTISEGVKLVEELIPLVEDAKCDVVVCPTFVCLDAVIKAAKGTNIKVGAQNMYFEESGAFTGEVAPAMLKEMGVEYVIIGHSERRQYFNETDETVNKKVKKAFEHGLIPIMCCGESLAEREGNITEEVIGRQIKLDLAGLKNEEVGKMIIAYEPIWAIGTGKTATDEQANETIAFIRKVVSGMFGAETADKVRIQYGGSVKPATIKAQMAQSDIDGALVGGASLKAPDFAAIVNY, encoded by the coding sequence ATGAGAAAAGCAATAATAGCTGGAAACTGGAAAATGAATAAGACTATTTCAGAGGGAGTCAAATTAGTAGAAGAGCTGATTCCATTAGTTGAGGATGCAAAATGCGATGTAGTTGTTTGTCCAACATTTGTATGCCTTGATGCAGTTATAAAAGCTGCTAAGGGAACAAACATTAAAGTTGGAGCTCAAAATATGTATTTTGAAGAGAGCGGAGCATTCACAGGAGAGGTAGCACCAGCAATGCTTAAAGAAATGGGAGTAGAGTATGTTATTATAGGCCATAGTGAAAGAAGACAATATTTTAATGAAACAGATGAAACTGTTAATAAGAAGGTTAAAAAAGCCTTTGAACATGGACTAATTCCAATAATGTGCTGCGGAGAAAGTTTAGCTGAAAGAGAAGGAAACATAACTGAAGAAGTTATAGGAAGACAAATTAAACTGGATCTTGCAGGACTTAAAAATGAAGAAGTGGGAAAAATGATAATAGCATATGAACCAATCTGGGCTATAGGTACTGGAAAGACAGCTACTGATGAGCAGGCTAATGAAACAATAGCATTTATAAGAAAAGTAGTTTCAGGAATGTTTGGAGCTGAAACAGCTGATAAAGTTAGAATACAATATGGCGGATCAGTAAAACCAGCTACAATAAAGGCTCAAATGGCACAATCAGATATAGATGGAGCATTAGTTGGAGGAGCAAGCTTAAAAGCACCTGATTTTGCAGCTATAGTTAATTATTAA